In Carassius auratus strain Wakin chromosome 36, ASM336829v1, whole genome shotgun sequence, the following are encoded in one genomic region:
- the LOC113055116 gene encoding signal peptidase complex subunit 1 — MFSAFKSIPTDMDYKGQKLAEQIFQGVILVSAVIGFIYGLFVQQFGWTVYIMLAGFTVSCFLTLPPWPMYRRNPLKWQPAVPEASGENRDKPQESQKKKKHK, encoded by the exons atgttttcagcGTTTAAATCCATTCCGACGGATATG GACTATAAAGGACAGAAACTTGCAGAGCAGATTTTCCAAGGAGTCATTCTGGTGTCAGCG GTGATCGGCTTCATCTATGGCTTATTTGTTCAACAGTTTGGATGGACGGTTTATATAATGCTGGCTGGATTCACAGTATCATGTTTC CTCACCCTGCCTCCCTGGCCGATGTACAGAAGAAATCCTCTGAAGTGGCAGCCGGCGGTGCCCGAGGCATCTGGAGAAAACCGTGACAAACCTCAAGAGagccagaagaagaagaagcacaaGTGA
- the LOC113055115 gene encoding serine/threonine-protein kinase Nek4-like isoform X1, with protein MDSYSFVRVVGKGSYGEVTLVRHRSDRKQYVIKKLNLRTSSRRERRAAEQEAQLLSQLKHPNIVTYRESWEGEDCQLYIVMGFCEGGDLYHRLKQQKGELLPERQVVEWFVQIAMALQYLHEKHILHRDLKTQNIFLTKTDIIKVGDLGIARVLESQNDMASTLIGTPYYMSPELFSNKPYNYKSDVWALGCCVYELATLKHAFNAKDMNSLVYRIVEGKLPQMPSKFDPQLGELIKRMLCKKPEDRPDVKHILRQPYIKQQISMFLEATKEKTARSRNDTANSKPKTAQSDASNEPNHDSLNSEISKSRGGTVEENHSNRQEPWNVAVEKVVPNPHLPSKSPSRDVSNSTGRFTATISNIHIEIQTQKQRKAKPSSHQKHKLPSVSKRREKEEKGDLGPPQTHPLKHILGDGRTEDKMSADGLRSQNSSTAKLTKNLSEEKALDVSMDLKDDTMKLLQEAGMEDVPREQIEQHHNAETKPESRRTSSDTDDNRGGACVLNDVPTGSSAEESEGSLDSTEKLLKPVPVILMEPSSSESSSALSDQSRAVLLPTSSSSDPSVSRQRRQRKKVKSLDDQNSQPVKAVPRPLPPLLEDVLSVNSHSEKNSPSRLSSSTRNVPEQQNSVYLQNRLLSARERRRLKQLQENSRQQAASAVPSLDGEQTDHVDCTRPESTTAETKKERMCSWRQSDEDECSSSTSSTEPSEGDYRERKRETSEMQDLVQMMTQTLHMDARDASLEPDETRCHSTPLPEFKLNRKYRDTLMLHGKSREGQGGFPDDSTGPAKVRRVMEHLRTDVVKGLGVKLLERVLDIMQEEDQDKRENLLQEQMGEEKYKQYAMKVQQLKFFEDVAFKD; from the exons ATGGACAGTTACTCGTTCGTGAGGGTTGTGGGGAAGGGCAGCTATGGGGAGGTGACTCTGGTCAGACACAGGTCAGACCGGAAACAG TATGTGATCAAGAAGCTGAACCTGAGAACGTCCTCCAGACGTGAGCGGCGAGCCGCGGAGCAGGAAGCCCAGCTCCTCTCACAGCTCAAGCATCCCAACATCGTCACCTACCGGGAATCATGGGAAGGCGAGGACTGTCAGCTGTACATCGTGATGGGCTTCTGTGAGGGGGGAGATCTCTACCACAGACTCAAACAGCAGAAGGGAGAACTGCTGCCTGAGAGACAGGTTGTGGAGTGGTTTGTTCAGATTGCTATGGCCCTTCAG TATTTACACGAGAAGCACATCCTCCATCGAGATCTGAAAACGCAGAATATCTTCTTGACCAAGACGGATATAATCAAAGTGGGTGACCTGGGCATCGCACGTGTCCTGGAGAGTCAGAACGACATGGCCAGCACTCTGATCGGCACACCTTACTACATGAGTCCAGAGCTGTTCTCCAACAAACCGTACAACTACAAG TCGGACGTGTGGGCTCTGGGATGCTGCGTGTATGAATTGGCAACTCTAAAGCATGCTTTCAATGCAAAAGACATGAACTCTCTTGTGTATCGGATCGTAGAAGGGAAG CTGCCCCAGATGCCGAGTAAGTTCGACCCCCAGCTGGGAGAACTGATCAAGCGGATGTTGTGTAAGAAACCAGAGGACAGGCCTGACGTCAAACACATCCTCCGACAGCCGTACATCAAACAGCAGATCTCCATGTTCTTGGAGGCCACCAAAGA GAAAACTGCCAGATCACGGAACGATACAGCAAACAGCAAACCGAAAACTGCCCAATCAGATGCCTCAAACGAACCAAATCATGACAGTCTAAACTCAGAGATCTCAAAGTCCCGAGGAGGAACG GTTGAAGAAAACCACTCAAACCGACAAGAACCCTGGAATGTTGCAGTGGAAAAAGTGGTTCCTAACCCACACCTGCCATCTAAATCTCCAAGTCGGGACGTTAGTAACTCAACCGGTCGATTTACAGCAACCATTAGCAATATACACATTGAAATCCAAACCCAGAAACAGAGAAAAGCCAAACCCAGCAGCCATCAGAAACACAAGCTGCCGTCTGTGAGcaagaggagagagaaagaggagaaaggAGATCTGGGTCCTCCTCAGACGCACCCTCTGAAACACATATTAGGTGACGGCAGAACGGAGGATAAGATGTCAGCGGACGGACTGAGATCTCAAAACTcatctacagccaaactcaccaAGAATCTAAGCGAGGAAAAGGCTCTTGATGTAAGTATGGACCTTAAAGACGATACTATGAAGCTTCTGCAGGAGGCAGGGATGGAGGACGTCCCGCGTGAGCAAATTGAACAACATCACAATGCTGAGACAAAGCCGGAGAGCCGAAGAACTTCATCAGATACTGATGATAATCGTGGCGGCGCTTGTGTCCTAAATGATGTTCCcactggaagttcagctgaggaGAGTGAG GGAAGTTTAGACTCCACGGAGAAACTACTCAAGCCCGTTCCTGTCATTTTAATG GAGCCGTCCAGTTCAGAGAGCTCTTCAGCGCTCTCAGATCAAAGCAGAGCAGTTCTTCTGCCCACTTCCTCTTCTTCTGATCCATCCGTGTCACGTCAGCGCAGGCAGAGGAAGAAAGTCAAGTCCCTCGATGACCAGAACAGTCAGCCA GTCAAAGCAGTGCCAAGACCTCTGCCGCCTCTTCTGGAAGATGTCCTGTCAGTAAACAGCCACTCGGAGAAAAACAGCCCTTCCAGGCTCTCATCGTCTACCAGGAATGTTCCAGAGCAGCAG AACTCAGTTTACTTACAGAATCGTCTACTGTCAGCCAGGGAAAGGAGAAGACTGAAGCAATTACAGGAGAACTCCAGACAACAAG CTGCGTCCGCTGTCCCCTCGTTAGACGGCGAGCAGACAGACCATGTAGACTGCACAAGACCTGAAAGCACAACTGCTGAAACGAAAAAG GAGAGGATGTGCTCATGGAGGCAGTCTGACGAAGATGAGTGTAGCTCCTCCACCAGCTCCACTGAACCTTCAGAGGGAGACTACAGAGAGAG AAAGCGTGAGACCAGTGAAATGCAAGACTTGGTCCAAATGATGACACAGACATTACACATGGATGCCAGAGATGCATCATTAGAGCCTGATGAGACACGATGCCACTCTACTCCGCTGCCGGAGTTCAAACTAAACAGGAAGTACAGGGACACTCTGATGCTTCATGGGAAATCCAGAGAGGGACAGGGAGGCTTCCCAG ACGACAGCACGGGTCCAGCAAAGGTCAGGAGAGTGATGGAGCACTTGCGTACAGATGTGGTTAAAGGACTCGGGGTGAAGCTATTGGAAAGAGTCCTGGACATCATGCAGGAAGAGGATCAAGACAAGAGAGAG AACTTACTGCAAGAGCAAATGGGGGAGGAAAAATATAAGCAGTACGCGATGAAAGTCCAACAGCTGAAGTTCTTTGAGGACGTTGCATTCAAAGACTGA
- the LOC113055113 gene encoding glycosyltransferase 8 domain-containing protein 1-like — protein sequence MTVRRVNVAILVLLLVAFLIILHRNLLNLNDFLKQENQDTAPGMVLPFETDFLSDHEVIRSGDEIPVVITAPEERLGAAVTAMNSIHRNSKANVVFNIVTLNESVVHLRTWLSKTDLKHKIIIFDLKILAGKISSDPQKLEAVKPLTFARFFLPVFLPDAEKAIYLDDDVIVQGDIQELFDTSIKLGHAAAFSEDCDSAFSKGIVRGAGNQNSYIGFLDFKKEAIKKLGMKANTCSFNPGVFVANLTEWKQQNISRQLEIWMERNAKEDLYSKTLADSITTPPMLIVFYKTHSNIDPLWNVRHLGATGAGNRYSPQFVKAAKLLHWNGHYKPWGRSSTYSDIWDKWYIPDPTGKFHPIRRHAEEK from the exons ATGACTGTACGAAGAG TGAATGTGGCCATTCTTGTTCTGCTTCTCGTcgcctttttaattattttgcatcgAAATCTGCTGAATCTCAATGATTTCCTGAAGCAAGAGAATCAAG ACACCGCTCCTGGGATGGTGCTGCCCTTCGAGACGGACTTCCTGTCGGATCATGAGGTCATCAGGTCAGGAGATGAGATTCCTGTGGTCATCACCGCTCCAGAGGAGAGACTGGGAGCTGCCGTCACTGCCATGAACAGCATCCACCGCAACAGCAAAGCCAATGTAGTGTTCAATATAGTGACACTAAATGAGTCGGTGGTCCATCTCAG AACATGGTTGAGTAAGACTGACTTGAAGCACAAAATTATCATATTTGATCTGAAGATCCTCGCAGGAAAGATTTCTAGCGATCCTCAGAAGCTGGAGGCAGTGAAGCCG TTGACCTTTGCTAGATTCTTCCTGCCGGTTTTCTTGCCGGATGCAGAGAAAGCTATTTATCTGGATGATGATGTTATTGTacaag GGGACATTCAGGAGCTTTTCGACACCAGTATTAAGCTGGGACACGCTGCAGCTTTCTCAGAGGACTGTGACTCCGCGTTCTCTAAAGGCATCGTCAGAGGAGCAGGAAATCAG AACAGCTATATTGGTTTTCTGGACTTCAAAAAAGAGGCGATCAAGAAGCTTGGAATGAAAGCGAACACTTGCTCGTTTAATCCTGGAGTCTTTGTGGCCAATTTAACTGAGTGGAAGCAGCAGAATATCAGCAGGCAGCTTGAGATCTGGATGGAGCGCAATGCCAA GGAGGACCTTTACAGTAAGACTTTAGCAGACAGCATCACAACGCCACCTATGCTCATTGTATTCTACAAGACCCACTCAAACATCGATCCACTGTGGAACGTCCGACACCTCG GGGCGACAGGAGCTGGTAATCGGTATTCACCTCAGTTTGTTAAGGCTGCCAAACTTCTCCACTGGAACGGACATTATAAACCTTGGGGAAGATCCTCGACTTATTCTGACATTTGGGACAAATGGTACATTCCAGATCCCACTGGCAAATTCCACCCAATCCGAAGACATGCTGAGGAAAAATAA
- the LOC113055115 gene encoding serine/threonine-protein kinase Nek4-like isoform X3 translates to MDSYSFVRVVGKGSYGEVTLVRHRSDRKQYVIKKLNLRTSSRRERRAAEQEAQLLSQLKHPNIVTYRESWEGEDCQLYIVMGFCEGGDLYHRLKQQKGELLPERQVVEWFVQIAMALQYLHEKHILHRDLKTQNIFLTKTDIIKVGDLGIARVLESQNDMASTLIGTPYYMSPELFSNKPYNYKSDVWALGCCVYELATLKHAFNAKDMNSLVYRIVEGKLPQMPSKFDPQLGELIKRMLCKKPEDRPDVKHILRQPYIKQQISMFLEATKEKTARSRNDTANSKPKTAQSDASNEPNHDSLNSEISKSRGGTVEENHSNRQEPWNVAVEKVVPNPHLPSKSPSRDVSNSTGRFTATISNIHIEIQTQKQRKAKPSSHQKHKLPSVSKRREKEEKGDLGPPQTHPLKHILGDGRTEDKMSADGLRSQNSSTAKLTKNLSEEKALDVSMDLKDDTMKLLQEAGMEDVPREQIEQHHNAETKPESRRTSSDTDDNRGGACVLNDVPTGSSAEESEEPSSSESSSALSDQSRAVLLPTSSSSDPSVSRQRRQRKKVKSLDDQNSQPVKAVPRPLPPLLEDVLSVNSHSEKNSPSRLSSSTRNVPEQQNSVYLQNRLLSARERRRLKQLQENSRQQAASAVPSLDGEQTDHVDCTRPESTTAETKKERMCSWRQSDEDECSSSTSSTEPSEGDYRERKRETSEMQDLVQMMTQTLHMDARDASLEPDETRCHSTPLPEFKLNRKYRDTLMLHGKSREGQGGFPDDSTGPAKVRRVMEHLRTDVVKGLGVKLLERVLDIMQEEDQDKRENLLQEQMGEEKYKQYAMKVQQLKFFEDVAFKD, encoded by the exons ATGGACAGTTACTCGTTCGTGAGGGTTGTGGGGAAGGGCAGCTATGGGGAGGTGACTCTGGTCAGACACAGGTCAGACCGGAAACAG TATGTGATCAAGAAGCTGAACCTGAGAACGTCCTCCAGACGTGAGCGGCGAGCCGCGGAGCAGGAAGCCCAGCTCCTCTCACAGCTCAAGCATCCCAACATCGTCACCTACCGGGAATCATGGGAAGGCGAGGACTGTCAGCTGTACATCGTGATGGGCTTCTGTGAGGGGGGAGATCTCTACCACAGACTCAAACAGCAGAAGGGAGAACTGCTGCCTGAGAGACAGGTTGTGGAGTGGTTTGTTCAGATTGCTATGGCCCTTCAG TATTTACACGAGAAGCACATCCTCCATCGAGATCTGAAAACGCAGAATATCTTCTTGACCAAGACGGATATAATCAAAGTGGGTGACCTGGGCATCGCACGTGTCCTGGAGAGTCAGAACGACATGGCCAGCACTCTGATCGGCACACCTTACTACATGAGTCCAGAGCTGTTCTCCAACAAACCGTACAACTACAAG TCGGACGTGTGGGCTCTGGGATGCTGCGTGTATGAATTGGCAACTCTAAAGCATGCTTTCAATGCAAAAGACATGAACTCTCTTGTGTATCGGATCGTAGAAGGGAAG CTGCCCCAGATGCCGAGTAAGTTCGACCCCCAGCTGGGAGAACTGATCAAGCGGATGTTGTGTAAGAAACCAGAGGACAGGCCTGACGTCAAACACATCCTCCGACAGCCGTACATCAAACAGCAGATCTCCATGTTCTTGGAGGCCACCAAAGA GAAAACTGCCAGATCACGGAACGATACAGCAAACAGCAAACCGAAAACTGCCCAATCAGATGCCTCAAACGAACCAAATCATGACAGTCTAAACTCAGAGATCTCAAAGTCCCGAGGAGGAACG GTTGAAGAAAACCACTCAAACCGACAAGAACCCTGGAATGTTGCAGTGGAAAAAGTGGTTCCTAACCCACACCTGCCATCTAAATCTCCAAGTCGGGACGTTAGTAACTCAACCGGTCGATTTACAGCAACCATTAGCAATATACACATTGAAATCCAAACCCAGAAACAGAGAAAAGCCAAACCCAGCAGCCATCAGAAACACAAGCTGCCGTCTGTGAGcaagaggagagagaaagaggagaaaggAGATCTGGGTCCTCCTCAGACGCACCCTCTGAAACACATATTAGGTGACGGCAGAACGGAGGATAAGATGTCAGCGGACGGACTGAGATCTCAAAACTcatctacagccaaactcaccaAGAATCTAAGCGAGGAAAAGGCTCTTGATGTAAGTATGGACCTTAAAGACGATACTATGAAGCTTCTGCAGGAGGCAGGGATGGAGGACGTCCCGCGTGAGCAAATTGAACAACATCACAATGCTGAGACAAAGCCGGAGAGCCGAAGAACTTCATCAGATACTGATGATAATCGTGGCGGCGCTTGTGTCCTAAATGATGTTCCcactggaagttcagctgaggaGAGTGAG GAGCCGTCCAGTTCAGAGAGCTCTTCAGCGCTCTCAGATCAAAGCAGAGCAGTTCTTCTGCCCACTTCCTCTTCTTCTGATCCATCCGTGTCACGTCAGCGCAGGCAGAGGAAGAAAGTCAAGTCCCTCGATGACCAGAACAGTCAGCCA GTCAAAGCAGTGCCAAGACCTCTGCCGCCTCTTCTGGAAGATGTCCTGTCAGTAAACAGCCACTCGGAGAAAAACAGCCCTTCCAGGCTCTCATCGTCTACCAGGAATGTTCCAGAGCAGCAG AACTCAGTTTACTTACAGAATCGTCTACTGTCAGCCAGGGAAAGGAGAAGACTGAAGCAATTACAGGAGAACTCCAGACAACAAG CTGCGTCCGCTGTCCCCTCGTTAGACGGCGAGCAGACAGACCATGTAGACTGCACAAGACCTGAAAGCACAACTGCTGAAACGAAAAAG GAGAGGATGTGCTCATGGAGGCAGTCTGACGAAGATGAGTGTAGCTCCTCCACCAGCTCCACTGAACCTTCAGAGGGAGACTACAGAGAGAG AAAGCGTGAGACCAGTGAAATGCAAGACTTGGTCCAAATGATGACACAGACATTACACATGGATGCCAGAGATGCATCATTAGAGCCTGATGAGACACGATGCCACTCTACTCCGCTGCCGGAGTTCAAACTAAACAGGAAGTACAGGGACACTCTGATGCTTCATGGGAAATCCAGAGAGGGACAGGGAGGCTTCCCAG ACGACAGCACGGGTCCAGCAAAGGTCAGGAGAGTGATGGAGCACTTGCGTACAGATGTGGTTAAAGGACTCGGGGTGAAGCTATTGGAAAGAGTCCTGGACATCATGCAGGAAGAGGATCAAGACAAGAGAGAG AACTTACTGCAAGAGCAAATGGGGGAGGAAAAATATAAGCAGTACGCGATGAAAGTCCAACAGCTGAAGTTCTTTGAGGACGTTGCATTCAAAGACTGA
- the LOC113055115 gene encoding serine/threonine-protein kinase Nek4-like isoform X2, which yields MDSYSFVRVVGKGSYGEVTLVRHRSDRKQYVIKKLNLRTSSRRERRAAEQEAQLLSQLKHPNIVTYRESWEGEDCQLYIVMGFCEGGDLYHRLKQQKGELLPERQVVEWFVQIAMALQYLHEKHILHRDLKTQNIFLTKTDIIKVGDLGIARVLESQNDMASTLIGTPYYMSPELFSNKPYNYKSDVWALGCCVYELATLKHAFNAKDMNSLVYRIVEGKLPQMPSKFDPQLGELIKRMLCKKPEDRPDVKHILRQPYIKQQISMFLEATKEKTARSRNDTANSKPKTAQSDASNEPNHDSLNSEISKSRGGTVEENHSNRQEPWNVAVEKVVPNPHLPSKSPSRDVSNSTGRFTATISNIHIEIQTQKQRKAKPSSHQKHKLPSVSKRREKEEKGDLGPPQTHPLKHILGDGRTEDKMSADGLRSQNSSTAKLTKNLSEEKALDVSMDLKDDTMKLLQEAGMEDVPREQIEQHHNAETKPESRRTSSDTDDNRGGACVLNDVPTGSSAEESEGSLDSTEKLLKPVPVILMEPSSSESSSALSDQSRAVLLPTSSSSDPSVSRQRRQRKKVKSLDDQNSQPVKAVPRPLPPLLEDVLSVNSHSEKNSPSRLSSSTRNVPEQQNRLLSARERRRLKQLQENSRQQAASAVPSLDGEQTDHVDCTRPESTTAETKKERMCSWRQSDEDECSSSTSSTEPSEGDYRERKRETSEMQDLVQMMTQTLHMDARDASLEPDETRCHSTPLPEFKLNRKYRDTLMLHGKSREGQGGFPDDSTGPAKVRRVMEHLRTDVVKGLGVKLLERVLDIMQEEDQDKRENLLQEQMGEEKYKQYAMKVQQLKFFEDVAFKD from the exons ATGGACAGTTACTCGTTCGTGAGGGTTGTGGGGAAGGGCAGCTATGGGGAGGTGACTCTGGTCAGACACAGGTCAGACCGGAAACAG TATGTGATCAAGAAGCTGAACCTGAGAACGTCCTCCAGACGTGAGCGGCGAGCCGCGGAGCAGGAAGCCCAGCTCCTCTCACAGCTCAAGCATCCCAACATCGTCACCTACCGGGAATCATGGGAAGGCGAGGACTGTCAGCTGTACATCGTGATGGGCTTCTGTGAGGGGGGAGATCTCTACCACAGACTCAAACAGCAGAAGGGAGAACTGCTGCCTGAGAGACAGGTTGTGGAGTGGTTTGTTCAGATTGCTATGGCCCTTCAG TATTTACACGAGAAGCACATCCTCCATCGAGATCTGAAAACGCAGAATATCTTCTTGACCAAGACGGATATAATCAAAGTGGGTGACCTGGGCATCGCACGTGTCCTGGAGAGTCAGAACGACATGGCCAGCACTCTGATCGGCACACCTTACTACATGAGTCCAGAGCTGTTCTCCAACAAACCGTACAACTACAAG TCGGACGTGTGGGCTCTGGGATGCTGCGTGTATGAATTGGCAACTCTAAAGCATGCTTTCAATGCAAAAGACATGAACTCTCTTGTGTATCGGATCGTAGAAGGGAAG CTGCCCCAGATGCCGAGTAAGTTCGACCCCCAGCTGGGAGAACTGATCAAGCGGATGTTGTGTAAGAAACCAGAGGACAGGCCTGACGTCAAACACATCCTCCGACAGCCGTACATCAAACAGCAGATCTCCATGTTCTTGGAGGCCACCAAAGA GAAAACTGCCAGATCACGGAACGATACAGCAAACAGCAAACCGAAAACTGCCCAATCAGATGCCTCAAACGAACCAAATCATGACAGTCTAAACTCAGAGATCTCAAAGTCCCGAGGAGGAACG GTTGAAGAAAACCACTCAAACCGACAAGAACCCTGGAATGTTGCAGTGGAAAAAGTGGTTCCTAACCCACACCTGCCATCTAAATCTCCAAGTCGGGACGTTAGTAACTCAACCGGTCGATTTACAGCAACCATTAGCAATATACACATTGAAATCCAAACCCAGAAACAGAGAAAAGCCAAACCCAGCAGCCATCAGAAACACAAGCTGCCGTCTGTGAGcaagaggagagagaaagaggagaaaggAGATCTGGGTCCTCCTCAGACGCACCCTCTGAAACACATATTAGGTGACGGCAGAACGGAGGATAAGATGTCAGCGGACGGACTGAGATCTCAAAACTcatctacagccaaactcaccaAGAATCTAAGCGAGGAAAAGGCTCTTGATGTAAGTATGGACCTTAAAGACGATACTATGAAGCTTCTGCAGGAGGCAGGGATGGAGGACGTCCCGCGTGAGCAAATTGAACAACATCACAATGCTGAGACAAAGCCGGAGAGCCGAAGAACTTCATCAGATACTGATGATAATCGTGGCGGCGCTTGTGTCCTAAATGATGTTCCcactggaagttcagctgaggaGAGTGAG GGAAGTTTAGACTCCACGGAGAAACTACTCAAGCCCGTTCCTGTCATTTTAATG GAGCCGTCCAGTTCAGAGAGCTCTTCAGCGCTCTCAGATCAAAGCAGAGCAGTTCTTCTGCCCACTTCCTCTTCTTCTGATCCATCCGTGTCACGTCAGCGCAGGCAGAGGAAGAAAGTCAAGTCCCTCGATGACCAGAACAGTCAGCCA GTCAAAGCAGTGCCAAGACCTCTGCCGCCTCTTCTGGAAGATGTCCTGTCAGTAAACAGCCACTCGGAGAAAAACAGCCCTTCCAGGCTCTCATCGTCTACCAGGAATGTTCCAGAGCAGCAG AATCGTCTACTGTCAGCCAGGGAAAGGAGAAGACTGAAGCAATTACAGGAGAACTCCAGACAACAAG CTGCGTCCGCTGTCCCCTCGTTAGACGGCGAGCAGACAGACCATGTAGACTGCACAAGACCTGAAAGCACAACTGCTGAAACGAAAAAG GAGAGGATGTGCTCATGGAGGCAGTCTGACGAAGATGAGTGTAGCTCCTCCACCAGCTCCACTGAACCTTCAGAGGGAGACTACAGAGAGAG AAAGCGTGAGACCAGTGAAATGCAAGACTTGGTCCAAATGATGACACAGACATTACACATGGATGCCAGAGATGCATCATTAGAGCCTGATGAGACACGATGCCACTCTACTCCGCTGCCGGAGTTCAAACTAAACAGGAAGTACAGGGACACTCTGATGCTTCATGGGAAATCCAGAGAGGGACAGGGAGGCTTCCCAG ACGACAGCACGGGTCCAGCAAAGGTCAGGAGAGTGATGGAGCACTTGCGTACAGATGTGGTTAAAGGACTCGGGGTGAAGCTATTGGAAAGAGTCCTGGACATCATGCAGGAAGAGGATCAAGACAAGAGAGAG AACTTACTGCAAGAGCAAATGGGGGAGGAAAAATATAAGCAGTACGCGATGAAAGTCCAACAGCTGAAGTTCTTTGAGGACGTTGCATTCAAAGACTGA